cccacctatcacaccctggcctagctaaatagagaaaacacagctctcctaggtcagagcgtgacatacACAAACAATGTGGGTTAATTAAAGTAATCTTACTCTAATCCCTTAGGTTACACATGAACTCTGTACAATCTTACTGCCATGAAAAAAATTAGGACATAGGGACTTGCTTGTTTGTGACTACAGTCCCTCCCAGTCATGGTCGTTCTCTTTGGCATGCCTTGGCACTGGTCTCATATGGAGAAGGCTCTAAATTCACACTCACCTTTTAGCCAGCTGTGCTACAAGGTCGGTCGTCAATCATGTCCTTAGATTGACCCTGAGAGCTAAACAATGTGTTTTGTTTGGTTGGAAGCCTGACTTGTCACATGGAGATTCCTGTGCCAACTGATGTAACGGACCTGCTGTGATAGTAGTTCTCTCACAATGAATATAATGCTAATCACATCATTGAGAGAAATGTATTTTATTGCTGAAAATTTTGCGCCCCATCGATTTGAAGCGTAAAACCAGGACGTTATAATGACCAATTATCCTATTTACCCCAAAGTGCACTTCTATGCTGGACCGGTAGTAAGAAAATGAAAGAGGCAAGCAATTGTTTCATATTAAATCATAACAGTACGTGCTTCCGGCAGAAGTCTGACTTTCTCACAGAGATTCAATTTGCACGCTCTTATACTCAGTTCGGAGGAGAAATAAAAACATTCAGGAAGCCCTGAAAGAAAAAACAGCCTCTCATTTATCAGAGTAAACAAAAGCCTTTGAAGCTGGGCATTTAAAATAGGATTTCCATAAATAAGTAAACCATTCACCGATGTGAATGCTTCGACACACTGTTTGTGAAATAACAAATGCAGAGTTGTGCGCTCCTCGAGGTTTATTTGTGACGGTATTCAACTTCAGCTGAGAAACCTGGTGACCCTTTAGAAAATGTAGCCCTATTTGGGAGCCGGTCCAAAGATAACAATGTTACTGTTCCCCCAAATCCACTCTCAGCGATATATTCATCATCATTATACATGTGATAATAAAAAATTTGAAAAGCCTGAGCAAACAGTCATGTTGCCAGTATATATCTACTGGCCAGATAAATAATAAATATTAGACCATCTGCTCTAAATATGCATTTGAAAGGGGAAGCTGCATAAACACTGCCACCTATTCAGTGTTCTTTGTTCATCTTTGTGTTGTGATGTCTTGTGTTTGCGCATCAGGAAAATGGCTTGGAAATGATTCCAAAATTGCATAAATATGACTGCATCGCTTGGACCGAACTATGAAACAAGTAACAACAGGGATTTAGGTTAATAATAAACACCACAATTTGTACTTTATTGATCATCAGCAAAACGACACCAGGCCATTTCAGAGAAGCCTTGCAGTTCTCAGTCGGAGGAATGGACAATGGGGTCCTTTATGACAAACCGGAGACACTACTCCATTTGAGACATTTCACAACCCTGTGACGCCCTGACAGTGTAACattcaaagaaaaaaacaaacaacaatGAAAACCACACCCTGTTGCTCCTTCATTCATTCACTTGCTTGCTTTCAATTACACTTACTCCATGCTTAATGGCTTCCGGTTATCTCCTTTTTAGGTATGTTTACATTTTCTGTCATGGCTGGTGAACGTATGTGTCAGATCAATTCCACAAAGTCTTCAAAGGCCATCTTTGCGTGCATGAGTCTGGTAGCCGCTGTTTGGTTCCATGTCTAGAGACCTCCGGGGCCCATGCCTCAGCTATCGGTATAGAGGCTCAGGCTGGTGAGTGGCGGGCCTATAGAGCTGCTGTAACCGCACCGGTCTGGTTGGCCAGCCACCGGGTAATTGTCCAATGAGCCGTAGGTTCACAGGGTGCCCATGTCGCGAGAGCTGGGCACTTGGACTCAGGATGTGGGTCTGGCCCGGCTGGGAGCCCAGCGGAGGTAGACTGGCGTGTGACGGAGCAGAGGGTGAGGTGGTTGGCAGGGGGAAGTGGGGCAGCAGGATGGCGGGGGTGAGGCCGTAGCGGAGCTGGAAGACCCGGGGCGGGCCCTGGGCCACGAAGCCGTTGGGCTGCTGGGTTTCAGGGTgcttgtctctcttcacctcctgcGCCTTGTCCTCTCGCTCCTCTAGCTTTTTGGGTTTGCTGGAATTCTCTTTGGCTCGGCTGAGCTCCTGAATTTTCTCTGCCTGAACACGACGGATGTGGTAGCTCTTCCTGGAGCTTTGGAAGGAATCCAGGAACCCCTCCAAGGGCACGTTCCCCTCCATGAACTTCTCCAGGAGGTCCTGTGAAGCAGAGGCCCAGGTATCAGAAGACAGGAAGTCTAACAAAAGGATTCCCAACCCCTGGGAACAGTGTAAACACAGCCCCACATGTAAAAGGGGGTTTCACATTGACTTGTAATGCTTTGCCATGAACTTTGACACAGATGTGTTGATAATTTAATTGCAAGATATATTATTTTACATGGGCCACAATGGTATATCCAGTAACACTTCCACTGGAACAGCCCTAGAATGACTGTAATCAGTCTGACTGGCAACTGTACCCCCAGTCATTGGGAGCAGGTGGAAAAACCTGTCTAGCCTAGTGTTGGGGGAGTGAATAATTGATTACAGTCTGCACAGCCCAGCTCCCCACTCTAACCTCTGTCTGAGCATAGTCAATGGGAAGGACTCAATTAGCAAGAAGCCAACGGCTACGCACACAAAAAAAGATTTGGGTCATTACTGTGTATCTTCCATATCAGAGCAGCACAAATGGTGCCCATGGCACCACCATAATTTCTGTGGACATTTCTTTATTCATAGTTGCCAGCTGTAGATGGCTTGACACTAGGCTTgggtgatatactgtatattgggTGATATACCGTTTACCTGTATACTGGGGTATTTCGAAATACCAACGGTTTATTATATTTTTTCAATCCCCccctggatcaagatccctgttgcctaaattgttttgtgcgtcaatatataaatatattttttcaatcCCCTTGTGTGCACATTCGGTAATACCCTATACCCcggtatggtacagaaacggtATGCCGGTAtgaaatctggataccgcccaaccctacacAATCAACTCTCTATGATGTTACCTTCAGCCTCGGGGGCTGAAAGCTGTCAGCTTCAACAGGGAGCCGCTAAAGATATTAATGAGTGGCACTGGCGATACATGAAACCTAATTGCTGCAACACACAAAAGAACCCACCCTTACTGCCATTCATTAGATATATTGATTGTGTGAAATCCATTTAATAAACAAATGGGCCATTTATTATGGCCGCGAGCTGGACGGCCTTTCATTGATATATGTTGGAAggattgtgtgtggggggatagTCTATGGTAGTAAGCCTTTCTCATTATGGGAACGTGCTGTATAGGACTATAGTCTGTTCACGGTTATACAGTCACTTCCTTACAGTATATGGTTTGTGAAATTAAGGTTTACAAGGACCACATGGTAATGGATCTAACTCAATAAATGTGTAGTGCCATACATTCCTctccaaataaaatgttttatcacCTAGGAAAGTATGAGGTCGGATTAAACGTGTATAGTTTGCACCAATTGcgctgtaaaaaaaaacaaccttTCCTACAAGGGTAAAAACATACCAATGTGGGTATGTTTGCTGGGTAGTGTCTTGGTTAAAGTATGAAGGAGCTGAATGTAGTTGTATGAAAATTGTAGCTATAGGTTAATGAGGTATTTAAATTGTTCAGTAAACCGTGGCAGTCAACGTGCAGTGCACATTAAAAAAGTAGCTGATGCAGGTGAAAAAAACGACACTTATATATTGCGATATTACTTTTGTATCGAATCATTTTGaccatatcgcaatattattttgcaCTAGTTTGCTGTAACTGCAAcaaaactccagtatttgtcCTTCATGGCTTGTATTTTAtattctttttaaatagggagaccATTTGTTTTTTCCATGGCTGATCAAAACAAtttttttctcatggctctctcatGTCCCTCTGAAGCAgatatatggtgagcaatatttTTGGAACATTGAATCACAATAATATGAGAATTGGTACACATATCGTATCAGCACTTAAATATCATGATAATATCCTATCGtgaggtctgtgtgtatttctattAACTGTCTAGTCATCTATAACATTATGCGTTTAATAAGCAAATGAACATTTGAAAGACCTGATTATTTTTAAATCAAAAGGTCAAGGCAAATGTTCTCGTTCAAATTGTAGACATTTCTATTGAAATCGTGGCCAGATGGAGTATAGTGCACAGAAAACTTTGGGCAAAATTATTTTTTTGATCTCGCTTGAAAAAGGCAACCAGTTCAGTGTGGATCCTAACTCCTGCAGGCTTGAATACTCAAGTATGCATGAGTTTCACAGACTATTCCTAGAATTTGTCCGATTTTAATGGAGCGCAGAATGAACAAGTGTGGCCTGGCTGTCGACTTACGTGGAGGCTTTTCAATGATTCTACACTAGTGCTGACAATGCAAAGAACACACTCAGTGGTTTATGCTAAGACCCAACAATAGAGCTCAGGCTTTGGATTTACCTCAGACAGTTCCTCAGCACGCGCCACATCTTCGTGGAGAAGATTTTGTGCTGTTTGGAGGCTGTGCTTCTGTGTGTGGGGCACTGCAAGGACAAGGAAACATAATTGATTCACAAGGAATGACAGTGACAGAGGGATCAGTTAATTACATAAAAGAGCTTACCAAAAAGAGTGACTTATGACTAGCTCAAGAATTAGGGTGGTTCAGTCAATGAGAAACCAGGAGAGATTAAATCATTTTAAAACACAAAGAACCTTTAGGGTTGTAAAGGGAGATGGTGGGTGGACAGTTTTTTTGGCTCGGTGAGAGGGGCTTGGGAGCTGTAAACGTTGCCTGTgagcaaacatttcaaaacattGAGGTTTGTTCAGCTGAAGAAAAACCTGTCGCTTCTGTCTCAGTCTGTCAACCAACCCGTGAGAGAGGAGTCCACACATCAAGGTTCCACTTCCATTGAATAATGTTTGCAGTGTCATCGGTAGGCAGAGTACGAATTAAACCATGAAATTCGGGGGTCTCTATTTTTTTCATGGAACCTGCAATTTTTCTGGgcctaatagtaaagacatcataTAATCATATTTTTTGATTACCTTTTTTTTTGGCATGAACATAACGTCATCTTATTGAacaacaaatcacttcaaaagtaTGCTACCTGCGCATGTTTGTCTactccaaaataattccagcatccaaactgtGCACTCGAGACATTTGTTACAAAACACCAAGAAGTGTAATGACAGTAACATTAGCCCTTTCAAAATATTATACTAAGGAAAAagtttttatatatacactaccgttcaaaagtttggggtcacttagaaatgtccttgtttttgaaagaaaagcaaaaagaattgtccattaaaataacatcaaattgattagaaatacagtgaagacattgttaatgttgtaaatgactattgtagctggaaacggctgattttttgggggaatatctacataggcgtacagaggcccattatcagcaaccatcactcctgtgttccaatggcacgttgtgtgagctaatccaagtttatcattttaaaaggctaattgatcattaaaaaacccttttgcaattatgttagcacagctgaaaactgttgttctgattaaagaaacaatacaactggccttctttagactagttgagtatctggagaatcagcatttgtgggttcgatttcaggctcaaaatggccagaaacaaagacctttcttctgaaactcgccagtctattcttgttctgagaaatgaagggtattccatgcgagaaattgccaagaaattgaagatcaacgtcaacagcgaacaggcgactccgggatgctggccttctaggcagagttcctctgtccagtgtcttaatcttttatttttattggccagtctgatatatttgatttgattttgatttgatttggatctcttttagtccccatttggactaatcttccaataatccttaaacattaaaatacaatttatatacgaacacattttcacatataacacactattacaaacatacataatatactaacataatgaaccaataaatactcaaaaaaaatattgattcttcatctactgtaatcccacaacatttctgtgtattatatttaaatagttttaaaatattgttaaatgtatatattgaaaggtttctggtttgctcagttaatttattcaatttctttattgctctaaatcgaaatgttcttttgcctatttctcttttctgtctggataacacatagatggtggacaatctattcctagtatttacggaatgtctgtctcttaccaactgattaccgttgtgaatagaacttggccgttttaaataatatatattatgaaataaaattagcatgtttttttcaattatcttgtcgattgatgaccaaccaagaacattgcgcatgactgcaacagatgaaccatatctccaccgtaaaacaatccttgctgctttgttctgtgcaatctgcagtCTCCTAACTTCACTTgctgatgcatttccccagaccacagaacagtagttcacctgactctcaattaacgcttgtgttatttgcttaagaatttttcctggtaaatatttagctatccttctgattatgcatgctgttttaatattttttttacatagattagttatttgagacgaccatgataagcagttgtctagctgcactcccaatagtttggtttctgccacttctttaatttgtactcctcccatacttaattgtatcccatgctgttttggccttttcttagtggaacagaccaacataactttggttttcttggtgtttaaaacaagtttgttctggcaaacccacttcctgatattctccaaatctccttgtaaagcttactgtacctgttgaaccgattgtcttgctgcataaattgtagtatcatctgcaaatatagtagcttgagtttcagctaAGGCATAGGGAaggtcgttggtatatattaaataaagaagtggcccaaggcagctgccctgcggtattccacagtttaacacatgaggggaagaaaatgaatcattgatataggtggactgtttcctgtcagttagatatgacagtacccaattcaatgctacctccttaaaaccataatgcattcattttgtcaaaattatttcatgatccactaaatcaaatgctgcactgaaatctaaaaatagtacacccacaaacttgccattatgcattgagccactggtcagtcatgtcaaccaatgcagtggtagtggaatgttttttgcgataagcatgctgattggctgtaatcagatcattattttccatgtactcccatatttgtctactcacaataccctccaatatcttactgagtgtagggagtagactaattggtcgactattggcaggagaaatgggttctttgcagtctttgggaataggacacagtttcacatgcttccatacatttgcaaacatccccttttccagtgaccaattaaatatgtatctcagtggaactgcaatctggggagcagcacagtgaagcaaaaaattgtccataagatcataacctgtagatttcccatcaggtaatgacttcaataggtttaacacctcctccactgacaccgtttgcagactaaaagagcagatcttgttgctcataatatgatcatcaatccattggacaatagcttgtttggaagaatgtatgtttacattgttgctcagtaaattaattttctttgtaaaaaaatctgcaaaatgattggcaatatcaactggttttgttattattctcccgtcaacctccacactagatgggcatgatgagatagatgtaccaAGTAAGCCCTTAACTGTGTTCCATACCTTTTTAGAATAATTTTTACAATCAATAAAAGCATTGTTGTAAAATAACTTTTTTTCTTTCGATTCAATTTAACTGTATAATTACgcaatgttctataattctgttgatcaatttctaattttgacttggctgctaagacttttgacatatttctttgagaaaaagcatcacccagttcatcatcaattcatggagatggacgagcaccaactgtactctttcttataggggcatgatggtccattacctcagtgagcaaatcaataaaacattctgtagcgTGATTTAAATCATTCTCTAGATAAATCAGCTCCCAGGGAACAGCAGCCAAATAATTTTGAAATAGCTCAtgattaaatgttttaaaatttct
The DNA window shown above is from Salmo salar chromosome ssa13, Ssal_v3.1, whole genome shotgun sequence and carries:
- the LOC106567677 gene encoding vacuolar protein sorting-associated protein 37D; amino-acid sequence: MSNFKDTNSTPDGYRALNMSELQELLQDKEKMDQIVRLNEKFQELQVDREILLTSNRSLADESIARRPRLNNGKLQLAEKYKELANLATICWEKQSRLVPHTQKHSLQTAQNLLHEDVARAEELSEDLLEKFMEGNVPLEGFLDSFQSSRKSYHIRRVQAEKIQELSRAKENSSKPKKLEEREDKAQEVKRDKHPETQQPNGFVAQGPPRVFQLRYGLTPAILLPHFPLPTTSPSAPSHASLPPLGSQPGQTHILSPSAQLSRHGHPVNLRLIGQLPGGWPTRPVRLQQLYRPATHQPEPLYR